The DNA segment CGAAAACATCCGGGCCGTCAGCCTGCTCGATGAAACCGAAACCTTTTGCGTCGCTGAACCACTTGACTGTTCCTTCTGCCATTTTACTTCTCCTTCTTCCTTCTTTTCTGTAGCTTTTGGATCAGCTTTTTCCGGTTCATCCAAAAAAAAGCCCTGCAGCTTTGAGCCCAGGACCGTTGAACGTGCTCCATCAAGCTTTTCCGCACCTACATTTTCTAGTAAGCCGATGGGAAATTCCATCAGCACTAGTGACTGTACGCTGATACCCGGTAATAGCAAGAGAATAATCGCTGCCTGGCGATTGACCGCCGCCTGCCAAGGGATTAATGTAATCCTCATGCTGAAACGTACAGGAAAGCTCCTTTGTGTTCCCCTGGTCTTTGTGCTGATCGCCTCGTGCTCCCTGCCGCGGCGTCCCGGGCCCCCACCGCCGACACCGCTGCCATCGACCCCGCTGGCGCCTGTGGATTGGAACAGGATCGAGGGCTGGCAGGAGCACGGTCCCGGACTTGTCCTGGACGCCTTCCTCAACAGCTGCATCGCCCTGGGTCAGCGCCCTCAATGGCAGAAGGTCTGTTCCGGGGCCCCCGCCCTTGAAGGCAGCTCGGGATCGGAACTCCGGGCCTTTTTCGAGGACAATTTCACTCCCTATCAGCTGCGCCAGCCCGACGGCAGCCCGATCGGCCTTGCCACCGGCTACTACGTTCCGGACCTGCGGGGCAGCCGGGAGCCGTCCCCGGACTACCCCTACCCCCTCTATCGCCGTCCCGACGACCTCCTGGTCATCGACCTGGGCGATGCCTATCCGGAGTTGGCCGGCTACCGGCTGAGGGGCCGACTCGCCGAGCGCCGGGTGCTCCCCTACTGGGACCGGGCGGCCATCGAGGGGGACCGTCGTCCCCTCTCGGGGCAGGAGTTGCTCTGGGTGGACGACCCGGTGGAGCTTTTCTTCCTGCACATCCAGGGGTCGGGCCTCATCCACTTCGAGGATGGCAGCTGGTCCATGGTCAACTACGCCGACCAGAACGGCCATCCTTTCCGGTCGGTGAGCCAGTGGCTGATCCAGCGGGGGATCATGACACGCGACGAGATGTCCATGCAGAACATCAAGGCGTGGGCCCGGGACAACCCGGACCAGGTCAGCGACCTCCTCAACACCAACCCGAGCTACGTCTTCTTCCGGGAATCGCCCGGAGATACCGGAACCCCCCCGGGCGCCCTCGGCGTGCCCCTTACCCCGGGGCGCAGCGTCGCCGTCGACCGCCGCTACACCCCCCTCGGCGCCCCGGTCTTCCTGGCGACCACCTGGCCCAACACCGACCGCCCCCTCTACAGGCTGATGGTGGCCCAGGACACCGGCGGGGCGATCAAGGGGCCGGTGCGGGCCGACTTCTTCTGGGGGATGGGGGACGACGCCGGCCTCCAGGCGGGCAGGATGAAACAGCCCCTCAGGATGTGGGTGCTGCTGCCGACCGTGTCTGTAGAAAATCAGGAGAATAGTAATAGTAATTAGGTTCATCGAAGAAATGCGTACCTGGTGCCCACATTTCGGTGGAGAGGTGAGAACTTCAAAAACATTCACCACGGAGAAAATCGGCTTGTCACGGCGACTTGTCACGGCGAAGTTCGACTTGTGAGGGCATCTTGTCACGTCATAGCCACAGGCGGCGACGGAAGCTGCAAGCGACGCCCCAAGAACGAAGACGGAAGTCCGAAGGACGTAGACGGAAGTGACACGGAGAAGGGCTGGACTTTGGGTAAAGCTTATCATTGAGAACTGCTGAAATAGTCAGTTTCATTATTCTCCCTCTCCCCTCCGTGGCGCAGTCCTGAGCAAACAAAGTGCGTCGAAGGGGA comes from the bacterium genome and includes:
- a CDS encoding MltA domain-containing protein, whose product is MLKRTGKLLCVPLVFVLIASCSLPRRPGPPPPTPLPSTPLAPVDWNRIEGWQEHGPGLVLDAFLNSCIALGQRPQWQKVCSGAPALEGSSGSELRAFFEDNFTPYQLRQPDGSPIGLATGYYVPDLRGSREPSPDYPYPLYRRPDDLLVIDLGDAYPELAGYRLRGRLAERRVLPYWDRAAIEGDRRPLSGQELLWVDDPVELFFLHIQGSGLIHFEDGSWSMVNYADQNGHPFRSVSQWLIQRGIMTRDEMSMQNIKAWARDNPDQVSDLLNTNPSYVFFRESPGDTGTPPGALGVPLTPGRSVAVDRRYTPLGAPVFLATTWPNTDRPLYRLMVAQDTGGAIKGPVRADFFWGMGDDAGLQAGRMKQPLRMWVLLPTVSVENQENSNSN